AGCGTGCGCACCTCGCGGCGAGTGGCCCGACGGGGGCGTTTGGCCCCTGTGTAGCGATCCCATGCCCGGGCGAAGCTGGCGAGGCTCGTGCGCCCACCGTTTCGGTGTGCGGCCAGCATCGGACAGATGCCGCCGTCGCGATCCACGTAGGCGCCGACGATGATCGGGTTGGAGTCGATGCCCTGGAGCATCGCCTCCTTGGTACGGGTCGGCAGGGCCTGGACGGCGAATCGGAGGCGCTCGGCGGGGTTTCGGTCGCGGCGTCGCACGGGTCAAGGGATACCGCGCGGGGGCCCGCGGCACAGGTTAGGCGCAGCGGCGCGCAACGGTGGTTGCAGTGAGATCGCGGAGGCTCCTGGTGGCGGCATTCGGAGACGCCGGCCACGCGTTTCCCGCAATCGCTCTCGCACGAGCGCTCCGTCGCCGCGGACACGAGGTGCTCGTCGAGACTTGGGAGCAGTGGCGGGAGCCGGTCGAGGCGGAGGGCCTGCGGTTCACGGCGGCACAGGAGTACAAGACCTTCCCGCCGCCCGCAGCGGATTCGGCCGACGGCGCCTCGGCGGCGGATGCGGCGCGGGCGCTGGTGCCGCTGATGGAGGAGTTTCGGCCGGACGTGGTGGTCAGCGACGTGCTCACGGTGGCGCCGGCGCTGGCGGCGGAGAAGGCGGGACGGCGACGGGCGACGTTGATCCCGCACGTGTATCCGGTGCACGAGCCGGGGATGCCGTTCTTCGCCTTCGGCCTTCAGCCGCCGCGAACGCCCATCGGAAGGATGGGCTGGCGGGCCGGCCTCCCGCTGCTCACGGCGGGGCTGAGGCGCGGCAGGCGCGAGATGAACGAGATGCGGGCGGCGGTGGGGCTGGCGCCGGTGGATCGGCTGCACGGTGGGATCAGCGCCGAGCTGGCGCTGGTGGCGACCTTCCCGCAGCTCGAGTATCCGCGGCGCTGGCCGGAGGGCGTGCGCGTGACGGGGCCGATGGAGTTCGAGCTGCCCTATCCGGACATCGGGCTGCCCAACGGGGGCGCCCCGCTGGTGCTGGTGGCGCCCTCAACGGCGCAGGATCCGGAACTGCGGCTGCTCGGGGCGTCGCTGGAGGCGCTTGCGGAGGAGCCGGTTCGTGTCGTGGCAACTACGAACCGGCGAGGGGCCGGCGGGGAGTTGCCGCAGATGCCACCCAACGCGGTGGTGGTGGATTGGCTGTCGTACTCGCAGGTGATGCCGCAGGCGGCGCTGGTCGTATGTCACGGGGGGCATGGGACCGTGGCGCGCGCGCTCGGAGCGGGCGCGCCGGTGCTCTGCTGCCCGGCGGTCGGTGACATGGCCGAGAACTCGGCGCGGGCGGCGTGGGTGGGCGCCGGGTTGATGCTGCCGTGGCGCCTTACTCGGCCCGGGCCACTGCGGGCGGCGACGCGGCGTATCCTGGGCGACACCCGATTTGCCCAACGTGCGGCCGTGATTGCGGCCTGGGCGCGGGAGCACAACGGAGCACAACGCGGCGCGGAGCTGGTCGAGTCGCTGGTCGCCGGTTAGGCGCGACGACGACCGTCGAGAACTCCGGGGGCGGGACTCGAACCCGCAACCTTCGCGTTAACAGCGCGCCGCTCTGCCTAATTGAGCTACCCCGGATCGAGTTAAGCCAGCGTGCTTCCCGGGATTTGGGCCGCCAGCGTCCGAACTGTAGCGGTGGGATGCACAGTAATTCCGCCCGCGACCTACAAAGCCGTTACTGCCGCCTCAACCCGTCCCGGCCGTCTCCCAGTGCGCGATCCGCTCCGCGAGCTCGGCGCGGCGGCGCTGGAGGTCGACCGGCGGGTCCCCTCCCCCCTGCTGCGCGACCCTGATCCGCCCCTCGATCATCGCCTGCTCCAGCTGCAGGAGGTTGAGTTCCATCGCCTCGCGACCTCCAGGCTCACGCTCGGCCCTCATCACGAGCTGGGTGACCAGCGAAACCAGCTCCTCGTCCTCGCGTGGCAGGCCCCGCAGTGGCTCCTCCAGGTGCTCCGCTAGCCAGTCCCTGGCCCGCGCCACAGCGGGCGACGAGAGGTGCTCCGAGGTCAGACGCTCCAGCAGCTCCCGCCCCTCCGCCGGCGAGGCGATGCACATGGCCAGGAGCGCCTGTTCGCGGCGCTCGCGCGCGCTCAGCGCCCGTGGCGGCTCGGCCGGCCGGATAGCCCGCCCGCCCCCATCGCCTTCACTTGCAACCTGGCCGCCCGGGCGGGACGTCCCGCCGAGCTCCGGCTCACCTGTGATCCGCCTCATGATGAACCCCGCATCCGCATCCAGCCGATCCGCCACCACCCTTGCCAACTCGGTGCGGCTGATCGACTCCCGCATCGCCGCCAGCACCGGCACGACCTCGTCCAGCGCCCGATCCCTCCCGGCAGGCGAGGAGAGATCGGCCTCGTCCAGCGCCAGGCGGACGTGAAACTCCGGCAGCTCGACAGCCGCCTCGATCACCTCTCGAATTCGTTCCGGCTGCCCCGCCTCGAGCATGTCCGCGGGGTCCTCGCCCGCGGGCATCGCCGCGACACGCAGCCGCAGCTTTCGGCTCCCGGCAACCCGCTGCGCGCGCAGCATCGCCGCGCGGCCCGCCCGGTCGGCGTCCAGCGCCAGCACCGCCTCCTCCGCATGGCCGGAGAGCAGCTGGAGCTGCTCGGGCGTGATCGCCGTGCCCATCACCGCAACCGCCTCCTCGATTCCCGCCTGGTGGGCCGCGAGCGCGTCCATGTACCCCTCCACCACGACGGCGCGTCCCGCCTTGGCGATGGCGGCCCGCGCCCGATCGATCCCGTAGAGGGTGCGGCTCTTCCGGTAAAGCTCGCCCTCGGGCGAATTCAGGTACTTCGGCTTCGCGTCGGGGCGAAGCGCGCGCGCGCCGAATCCCTGCACACGCCCACGCCCGTCGCGAACCGGAAACATGATCCGCGCCCGGAAGCGGTCGTAGTAGCCCCCTTGCCTTCCCTTCTGAACGAGGCCCGCCGCGACCAGCTCCGCAACGCCGAAGGCGGCCCGCTGTCCCCGGCTGACCACCTGGTCCCAGGCGCTCGGCGCATACCCCACCCCGAACGCCCGCAGCACTTCTTCGCCCAGGCCCCGCGACGCCAGATAGTCGCGCGCCTTTCCGGCCTCACCCGACTCCCACAGGTAGTGCGCGTAGAACTGTGCCGTCCGCTCCAGCAGTTCCCCGAGCCTCGCCCGCCGCTTCCGGACCTCCTCCGCCCGCGGATCCTCGCGCTCGCGCTCCATCTCCACCCCGTAGCGGTCCGCCAGGGCCTCCAACGTCTCGCCGAAGCCGAGCCCCTCCTTTTCCTGCACGAAGCGGAACACGTCGCCCCCCGCCTCACAGCCAAAGCAGTAGTAGAGCTTCTCCCGCGCATCGACGGAGAACGACGGGGTGCGCTCATCGTGGAACGGACAGAGCCCCGTGTAGCGCTCGCCTGCGCGTCGCAGGTCGGTGTAGGCCGAAACGATCTCGACCAGGTCGGCGGCCGCCTTTACCCGCTCAATCGTCTCGGTCGTGAATCGGCCGCCCGTCAGAGCCGCGACTCCTCGGGCAGCGCGAGCCGTTTGAACGTCGCGATGCAGAAGCGATCCGTCATCCCGGCGATGTAGTCGGTTATGCGCTGGACCTGGTCCTCCCCGGCGGCACCCTCGGGGACGTCCTCGGGGTGCTCGCTGTAGTGATCGAAGAGGCCCCTCAGCGTGCGGTGCACCCGTTCGTGCTCGCTCCGCGCCTCGGCGCCCAGATAAACCCGCTCGAACATGAACTTCCGCAGGCTCAGCATCGCTTCGCCGACCTCCTCGCCCTGGACGATGTCCCCCGCCTCGGGCGAGTGCTCGACGATGTCCGTAGCCAGCCTGTCGATCCGCCTGGACCCTGTGGACCCGAGGAGCTTTATCTCGGTCTCCGGCAGATCGTCCGGGACGATGATCCCCGCCCGCAGCGCGTCGTCGATGTCGTGGTTGATGTAGGCCACCCGGTCCACCAGACGCATCAGCCGCCCCTCCAGCGTCACCGGCTGCTCCGAACCGGTGTGGTTGAGGATCCCGTCGCGAACCGCCTCGGTGAGGTTCAGGCCCCGTCCGTCCCGCTCCAAGACGTCCACGACGCGAAGCGACTGCCGGTTGTGACGAAAGCTTCGCCCGGCGCGGTCGCGCAGGGCCTGGTCGAGCGCCTCCTCGCCGATGTGGCCGAAGGGCGGATGGCCCAAATCGTGCCCCAGGCCAATCGCCTCCGTAAGGTCCTCGTTCAAGCCGAGGGCACGCGCCACGGTGCGGGCGATGCAGCATGTCTCCAGCGTGTGGGTGAGCCGGGTTCGGTAGTGGTCGCCCTCCGGGGCAATGAACACCTGCGTCTTGTGCTTGAGGCGCCTGAAGGCCTTCGAGTGGACGACCCGGTCACGGTCGCGCTGAAACGGGGTGCGCATCACGCTGTCCGCCTCCGGCTCGCGGCGGATCGCCGGATACGACGGCGTCGCCCTCTCCCACAGGTACTCGCCCTCCCAGGCTCGAACCCGTTCTTCGAACGATCTCGCGGAGACCGAGGCCAGCTGGCTTGCTGCGTTTGACACCTCGAAAGAGAATAGGGTCAGCCGATGCGCGAAACAGCCCTCGTCACGGGCGCCTCTTCGGGAATTGGGGAACAGTTCGCCCGCCAGCTCGCCACCCGGGGGCACGACTTGATCCTGGTCGCCCGCAGAATCGACCGCCTGGAGCGCCTCGCCGCCGAGCTTCCGACCGACGCGCACGCCGTCCCCTGCGACCTCGCCACGGACGCGGCGGGGCTGTCGGACCGGGTCGCCGAGCTCGGAGTGGACGTCGAGCTGCTGGTCAACAACGCCGGCTTCGGCACCTCGGGCCCTTTCCTGGAGCACGATCCGGGGCGCGACGCCGAGCAGGTGCGGGTCAACTGTGAGGCCATCGTCACCCTGACCCACGCCTTCCTTCCCGCCATGGTCGAACGGGGCCGCGGTGGGATCATCAACGTCGCCTCGACCGCCGGCATGCAGCCGATTCCGTACGAGTCCGTGTATGCGGCGACGAAGGCGTTCGCGATCAGCTTCACCGACGCCCTGCACACGGAGCTGAGGGGATCCGGTGTGCGGATCCTGGCGGTGAACCCGGGGCCGGTCCCCACCGAGTGGCAAGGAGTGGCCGGCTACGAGACGGGTCGCGTGGCCGTGGTCCCCGGCAAGATCCCGGCCGAGCAGGTGGTGCGAGAGTCGCTCGCCGCATATGACCGCGGGCGCCGCTCGGTGATCCCGGGCCGCACCATCCGCTGGTTCCTGCGCGCCACCCGTCCCTCCCCCCGCGCCGTACAGCTCAGGGTCACGGAGCGCCTCTACCGTCCCGGGTCCTAGGCGGCAGCTCGAAGCCGCACGTGGGCGTGATGCTCGAGCGTCTCCGAGACGGCGCGCTCGACCTGGCGCAGGGCGCGACCCGAGGCGCTCGGGGCTAAGGCCAGCGGACTGCCCAGCGCCTCGACCATGAACCGGTGCGCATCACCGGAGAGCTCGAAAGCCCCCCGCTCGCAGGCGGCGCAGACCACGCCCCCGGCCGCACCCGAGAAGCCCACCAGGCCCCCCGGCTCCCCGCAGCGCGCGCAGGAGGCGAGCTCCGGGGAGAACCCTGCCGCCAGGGCGAGCTTGAGGCGAAACGCAAGCGCCACAGAGAGCCCGGCGCCCCCATCGCCCGCCCCGTCGCCGCGCGCCGACCCTTGGCCGTCGAGCAGCGCCAGGTAGCGGCACAACAGGTTGTAGGCGGGCACATTGGCCTCGGCGGAGTCGAGCAATCGCAGCACCGCGTCGCAGGCGCGCGCCGCCGCCATCAGCGCCGGCCCGCTCGAGCGCAGTTCGGGATGGGCGGCGACCGTCGATGCCGAGGTCACGGTGGCCAACTCTCCCCGCCCCTCGTGGAGAATCAGGTCGAGCCGGAAAAAGGGCTCCAGCCGGCCGCCGAAACGCGAGCGCGGCCGTCGCGATCCTTTGGCTATCGCCCCCACCCGGCCGCGGGTGGCGCTGTAGAGGTGCAGGACGCGATCGGCCTCGCCATAGCGGATGCTGCGAAGCACGATCGCCTCGGTCTTGTAAGTGCCGGGCATGTAACCGACAGCTTGCTCGTCAGGCCGGACGTGGCACCGAGTCGCGGATGGCGGCGGCGGTCACCGTGGCGGCGATCGTGCCGATCGCGATCGGCGTGAAGCGGTCGGTGGCGCCGCTGCCGGACGAGAGGCAGAAGGCGACGTCGCCGTCCACGTCGGAGTGGACGGGGTCCACCGCGCGGGCAACGCCGCCGCTCGCCATCCTCGCCACACGGGCACAGGCCGCCTTGTCGAGCGCCGCGTCGGTCATCACGCAGACGAGCGTCGTATTGCGCTCCTCAAGCTTCGTCCAATCGGGCGGCCCCTCCATCGCCGCGATCAGGCCGGCGGTCGAAAGACTCTCCCTTTTCTCACCCTCCGGCCCCGCCAGCACCCGCCCGTCCTCGCCGATGACGTCACCGAAGGCGTTGACGACCGCAAGGGCGGCCACGGTCTCACCGCGGCCGCTCCGCGCCGCCGCGTAGCCGATCCCCGTTGCGACGGAGCGCTCCCGCCCGCGGATCTTCCCGACCGCCGCTCCGGCGCCCGCGCCGACCCTGCCACGCTCCGGGACGCCCGCGGCGGCGGAGACACAGGCCGCATAGCCCTCATCGGGGCCCGGGCGGGCCAGCGGATCTCCCTCCGCGAGGTCGTAGACGACGGCAGCGGGGACGATCGGCACCAGCCCCGCCGGCGTCTCATAACCCCTCCCGTTCTCCTCGAGCCAGCGAACCACCCCGTCGGCGGCAGCCAACCCGAAGGCGCTGCCACCGCTGAGCAGCACCGCGGTCACCTCGCTGGTGCCGGCGAGAGGACCGATCACGTCGGTCTCGCGGGTGCCCGGCCCGCCGCCACGCACGTCCACCCCGCCCCGGCTTCCGGGCGGCGGGATCACAACGCTGCAGCCCGTCGCGCCCTCGCGATCCGTCCAGTGACCAATCGTGAAGCCTCCAGGTGGGCCAATCGCCTTGCTCACACGCCGGCCTTCCGACGCTCCTTACGCCGTGGCGCCCGCCGGCGTGGCCGGCGGCGAAGACGCCGCTGGCAGGAGGGACAGAAGTAGGTCGAGCGGCCTGCAACCACGATCCTTCTGATCTCCGCGCCACAGCGAGGACACGCCTCACCCTCCCGCGTGTGGACCAGGAACTCGTCCTGCACCGTGCCGCGCTCTCCCCGCGCGTCCAGATAGTCGTCCACCGAGGCCCCGCCGCCCCTCAATCCCGCCTCGAGCGTCTCCACGATCGCCTCCCGCAGACGCTCGCAGTCCTCGGGCTTCATCGACCCCGCGGGCGACAGCGGGTGCAGCGCCGCCCGGTGAAGCGCCTCGTCGGCGTAGATGTTCCCGATTCCGGCGATTCCGACCTGGTTCAGAAGGAACGACTTGAGCGGCGCCCGGCGCCCGGAGGCCAGCCGGCACAGCTCCTCGGCCGTCAGCGCCTCCGACAGCGGTTCGATGCCGAGCCTGGAGGCGAAGTACTCGTCGAGGGCCGCGTCGTCGAGCAACACAGCCTGCCCGAACCTCCGCACGTCGGTGAACAGCAACCGTCCGTCCCCCTCGAGACTCAACACCGCTCGCAGGTGGCGAGGCTCGGGCCCCGCGTCCGCGGACGCGAGCAGGAGATTCCCGGTCATCCGCAGGTGTATGGCAAGCGTCCTGCCACCATCCAGGCACAGCAGGAGGTACTTCCCGCGCCGCTCCACCGCCTCGATCGTGTGGCCGGCCAGGGCCCGCTCGACCTCGGCCGGTGGCTCAGGGCGCGTCCAGCGTTCGTCGAGGACCCGGACCGACTGAATCCGACGCCCGCGTAGCTCTGGCTCGAGCTGGCGCCGGATCGTCTCCACCTCGGGAAGCTCGGGCATCCCGACGGATTCTCACAGGCCCCAGATACAGAACGCGGACCGTCGGGATCGCGGTCCGCGTTCTACAGGATCAAGTTGCGCCACCCGTGAGCGTGGGGGGGGACGGGCGGCGTCAACGCCCTATATACCCGGCTCGTCGCGGGCGAAACCAGGAAAGGTCACCGCCAACGACCGGGTTTCTCCAACCCCCTAGCTCGACGCAGCACCGGACTGCAGAGCGGGCTCCTTCGGACGGCCGTGTGGCTCCAGCCGGTCGGCGGCGAACAAACCGTGGAGCAGCTGAATCGCGACCGAGCCCTCGCCAACTGCGGATGCCACGCGCTTTGCCGAGCCGTGTCGCACGTCGCCGGCTGCGAACACGCCCGGCATGCTCGTTTCGAGCAGAAACGGGCTGCGATCCAGCGGCCAAGAGTGGTCGTCATCAAGATCCGGCCCCGTGAGGATGAAGCCCCGCGAGTCCCTGTCGATCTCCGCCGGCAGCCAGTCAGTGTGCGGGCGCGCTCCGATCAAGACGAAGAGTCCGCTGGCCTCGACGGTCTCCTCGCTGCCCGTCGCGCAGTCACGAAGCACCAGGTGATCCAGCCACCCATCCCCCCCACCCCCGACGATCTCGGTCGCCAGACTGACCGTGAGCCTTGGCGCCGCCTCCACCTGGCGCACCAGGTAGTGCGACGCCCCTTCGCCGAGCGACGGACCACGAACGACGAGGGTCACGTGCTGCGCGTAACGAGAGAGGTTCAGCGCAGCCTGCGCAGCTGAGTTCGCGCCACCGAGAACGTAGACGTGCTTCCCCGCCATCGCGGGCGCCTCGGAAGCGGGAGCCCCGTAGAACACGCCGGCGCCGTTCAACGCTTCGAGTGCTGGAACGCCAAGGCGGCGATAGCTGGCGCCCGTGGCCAGGAGCACCGCGCGGGCGCGCACCGGGCCGCTGTCGGCGAGGGTGGCGAACACCCAGTCGTCATCGCGGCGCAGCCCGGTCACGCTCTGCATGAACGAGAACTTCGCCCCGAACACCCACGCCTGCTCGTAGGCCTGCTGAGCCAGGCGGCGGCCGCTCACACCGCGGGAGAAGCCCAGGTAATTGCGAATCAGCGCGCTGGAGGTCGCCTGACCCCCGACCCCGCCTTCGTCGACGACCAAGGTGCTGAAGCCCTCCGAGGCGCCGTAGACGGCCGCCGACAGTCCCGCCGGCCCCCCGCCGACGATCACGATGTCGAATTCCATCCGCTCCGGGTTCAGGGGCGACCCGGACGCGTTGGCGATCTCGGCGTTGGTCGGATCTATCAGGACCTTGCCGTCAGGAAAGACGACAATCGGGAGCGTCGACCCGTCGCCCGCCTCAGCGACGAGGGCGCGCCCGTCGCTCGAGTCGGCGAGGCAGAACGAATGTGGCATCGCGCAGCGCCCGAGCAGCTCCCTCAGCTCGAATGCCCTGCCGGACCAAGACTCGCCAACAACCCGGATTGCGTGCGGCGAGTCGCGCTGTGCCTCTGCCCACTCCAGCAGCAGGCTGGAGATCGCCTGGTGAAAGAGCTCGTCCGGCGACTCCGACGGCCTGATCAGGTAATGGTCGAAGCGACCGCGGGCAATCGAGTCGAAGATCACCTCGCCCGTCGCCGGATCCCCCCAGTCACCCCACTCGATCAGCAGCCCGCGCCTTGCGTGCGGGTGAAGGTGACGCGCCCGATCCAAGAGCTCGCTTCCGGTCATCCCGGAGAGCCACTGTCCCGCGAGGACGAGGGCGACCTGCTCGCCGGCGGCCGCAAGCTCCTCGAGAAAGGCGAGTGCTTCGTGCGAGGATCGCAGGCACGCGATCCGGTAGTGCCGCGCGTAGCGGTCGCGCAACTCCCGCTCGACATCCCGGAACGTCCCAGCATCCTCGGCAACGGCGACAAGCGCAGGGCCAGGCATGGATCGAACTCTAGTGCCCGGCACCGAGCGCTCTGCGGTGCCGCTAGCTAGCCGACTTGAGCGCCCGCGGGTGGGCCTTGAAGTAGACCTCCTTGATCCGCTCACCGGACAGGTGGGTGTAGAGCTGGGTGGTCGCGACGTCCGAGTGGCCCAGCATCTCCTGCACGGAGCGAAGGTCGCAGCCGCCCGACAGCAGGTGGGTTGCGAAGGAGTGCCGCAGCGTATGCGGGCTCATCTTGCCCTCCAGCCCCACCTCCCTCGCGTGACGCCGAATGATCTTGTAGAGGCCCTGGCGGGTCAGCGGGCCGCCGCGGAAGTTGACGAACAGCTTCGAGCGTGGGCGTGAGCCGATTAGCTCCGGGCGACCGGCGCGCAGATACCGCTTGACGGCCGCAGCCGCCTGCCGGCCGATGGGGACCGTGCGCTCCTTGTTGCCCTTGCCGTGAGGGCGCACGAAGCCGCGCCGCAGGTCCACGTCGTTGACCTCCAGACCCACGACCTCCGAGGCCCGCAGGCCGCATCCGTACATGACCTCGAGCAGGGCGCGATCGCGCAACGCGATCGCGTCGCCTCCGTCGACGCTCTCCAGGAGCCGCTTCACCTCGCCGTACGCCAGCACCCGTGGAAGCTTCCGGCTCTTGCTCGGCGGTGTCAGCGCCGCCGTTGGGTCGTCATCGACGAGCTCCTCGCGTCGCAGATGCCGATAGAAGGACCGCAGGCAGGCCGCCTTGCGGTTGATCGTCGCCGGCGAGCAGGGGTCATGGCCGTTGCCGGTCGCCAGGTCGGCAAGAAACTCGGCCACGTCGGTTCGCTCCGCGTCGGTTGCGCCGCGGTGACGCTTGGCCAGAAAGGCTC
Above is a window of Solirubrobacterales bacterium DNA encoding:
- a CDS encoding nucleotide disphospho-sugar-binding domain-containing protein translates to MRSRRLLVAAFGDAGHAFPAIALARALRRRGHEVLVETWEQWREPVEAEGLRFTAAQEYKTFPPPAADSADGASAADAARALVPLMEEFRPDVVVSDVLTVAPALAAEKAGRRRATLIPHVYPVHEPGMPFFAFGLQPPRTPIGRMGWRAGLPLLTAGLRRGRREMNEMRAAVGLAPVDRLHGGISAELALVATFPQLEYPRRWPEGVRVTGPMEFELPYPDIGLPNGGAPLVLVAPSTAQDPELRLLGASLEALAEEPVRVVATTNRRGAGGELPQMPPNAVVVDWLSYSQVMPQAALVVCHGGHGTVARALGAGAPVLCCPAVGDMAENSARAAWVGAGLMLPWRLTRPGPLRAATRRILGDTRFAQRAAVIAAWAREHNGAQRGAELVESLVAG
- the dnaG gene encoding DNA primase, producing the protein MHRDVQTARAARGVAALTGGRFTTETIERVKAAADLVEIVSAYTDLRRAGERYTGLCPFHDERTPSFSVDAREKLYYCFGCEAGGDVFRFVQEKEGLGFGETLEALADRYGVEMEREREDPRAEEVRKRRARLGELLERTAQFYAHYLWESGEAGKARDYLASRGLGEEVLRAFGVGYAPSAWDQVVSRGQRAAFGVAELVAAGLVQKGRQGGYYDRFRARIMFPVRDGRGRVQGFGARALRPDAKPKYLNSPEGELYRKSRTLYGIDRARAAIAKAGRAVVVEGYMDALAAHQAGIEEAVAVMGTAITPEQLQLLSGHAEEAVLALDADRAGRAAMLRAQRVAGSRKLRLRVAAMPAGEDPADMLEAGQPERIREVIEAAVELPEFHVRLALDEADLSSPAGRDRALDEVVPVLAAMRESISRTELARVVADRLDADAGFIMRRITGEPELGGTSRPGGQVASEGDGGGRAIRPAEPPRALSARERREQALLAMCIASPAEGRELLERLTSEHLSSPAVARARDWLAEHLEEPLRGLPREDEELVSLVTQLVMRAEREPGGREAMELNLLQLEQAMIEGRIRVAQQGGGDPPVDLQRRRAELAERIAHWETAGTG
- a CDS encoding deoxyguanosinetriphosphate triphosphohydrolase, with the protein product MSNAASQLASVSARSFEERVRAWEGEYLWERATPSYPAIRREPEADSVMRTPFQRDRDRVVHSKAFRRLKHKTQVFIAPEGDHYRTRLTHTLETCCIARTVARALGLNEDLTEAIGLGHDLGHPPFGHIGEEALDQALRDRAGRSFRHNRQSLRVVDVLERDGRGLNLTEAVRDGILNHTGSEQPVTLEGRLMRLVDRVAYINHDIDDALRAGIIVPDDLPETEIKLLGSTGSRRIDRLATDIVEHSPEAGDIVQGEEVGEAMLSLRKFMFERVYLGAEARSEHERVHRTLRGLFDHYSEHPEDVPEGAAGEDQVQRITDYIAGMTDRFCIATFKRLALPEESRL
- a CDS encoding SDR family oxidoreductase; this translates as MRETALVTGASSGIGEQFARQLATRGHDLILVARRIDRLERLAAELPTDAHAVPCDLATDAAGLSDRVAELGVDVELLVNNAGFGTSGPFLEHDPGRDAEQVRVNCEAIVTLTHAFLPAMVERGRGGIINVASTAGMQPIPYESVYAATKAFAISFTDALHTELRGSGVRILAVNPGPVPTEWQGVAGYETGRVAVVPGKIPAEQVVRESLAAYDRGRRSVIPGRTIRWFLRATRPSPRAVQLRVTERLYRPGS
- the recO gene encoding DNA repair protein RecO: MPGTYKTEAIVLRSIRYGEADRVLHLYSATRGRVGAIAKGSRRPRSRFGGRLEPFFRLDLILHEGRGELATVTSASTVAAHPELRSSGPALMAAARACDAVLRLLDSAEANVPAYNLLCRYLALLDGQGSARGDGAGDGGAGLSVALAFRLKLALAAGFSPELASCARCGEPGGLVGFSGAAGGVVCAACERGAFELSGDAHRFMVEALGSPLALAPSASGRALRQVERAVSETLEHHAHVRLRAAA
- a CDS encoding P1 family peptidase; translation: MSKAIGPPGGFTIGHWTDREGATGCSVVIPPPGSRGGVDVRGGGPGTRETDVIGPLAGTSEVTAVLLSGGSAFGLAAADGVVRWLEENGRGYETPAGLVPIVPAAVVYDLAEGDPLARPGPDEGYAACVSAAAGVPERGRVGAGAGAAVGKIRGRERSVATGIGYAAARSGRGETVAALAVVNAFGDVIGEDGRVLAGPEGEKRESLSTAGLIAAMEGPPDWTKLEERNTTLVCVMTDAALDKAACARVARMASGGVARAVDPVHSDVDGDVAFCLSSGSGATDRFTPIAIGTIAATVTAAAIRDSVPRPA
- the mutM gene encoding bifunctional DNA-formamidopyrimidine glycosylase/DNA-(apurinic or apyrimidinic site) lyase, translated to MPELPEVETIRRQLEPELRGRRIQSVRVLDERWTRPEPPAEVERALAGHTIEAVERRGKYLLLCLDGGRTLAIHLRMTGNLLLASADAGPEPRHLRAVLSLEGDGRLLFTDVRRFGQAVLLDDAALDEYFASRLGIEPLSEALTAEELCRLASGRRAPLKSFLLNQVGIAGIGNIYADEALHRAALHPLSPAGSMKPEDCERLREAIVETLEAGLRGGGASVDDYLDARGERGTVQDEFLVHTREGEACPRCGAEIRRIVVAGRSTYFCPSCQRRLRRRPRRRAPRRKERRKAGV
- a CDS encoding FAD-dependent oxidoreductase, producing MPGPALVAVAEDAGTFRDVERELRDRYARHYRIACLRSSHEALAFLEELAAAGEQVALVLAGQWLSGMTGSELLDRARHLHPHARRGLLIEWGDWGDPATGEVIFDSIARGRFDHYLIRPSESPDELFHQAISSLLLEWAEAQRDSPHAIRVVGESWSGRAFELRELLGRCAMPHSFCLADSSDGRALVAEAGDGSTLPIVVFPDGKVLIDPTNAEIANASGSPLNPERMEFDIVIVGGGPAGLSAAVYGASEGFSTLVVDEGGVGGQATSSALIRNYLGFSRGVSGRRLAQQAYEQAWVFGAKFSFMQSVTGLRRDDDWVFATLADSGPVRARAVLLATGASYRRLGVPALEALNGAGVFYGAPASEAPAMAGKHVYVLGGANSAAQAALNLSRYAQHVTLVVRGPSLGEGASHYLVRQVEAAPRLTVSLATEIVGGGGDGWLDHLVLRDCATGSEETVEASGLFVLIGARPHTDWLPAEIDRDSRGFILTGPDLDDDHSWPLDRSPFLLETSMPGVFAAGDVRHGSAKRVASAVGEGSVAIQLLHGLFAADRLEPHGRPKEPALQSGAASS
- the xerD gene encoding site-specific tyrosine recombinase XerD; its protein translation is MAVAVGSGKQHSDTVEARFEALVLDFLAHLEFERGLSQNTLAAYRTDLLQFGAFLAKRHRGATDAERTDVAEFLADLATGNGHDPCSPATINRKAACLRSFYRHLRREELVDDDPTAALTPPSKSRKLPRVLAYGEVKRLLESVDGGDAIALRDRALLEVMYGCGLRASEVVGLEVNDVDLRRGFVRPHGKGNKERTVPIGRQAAAAVKRYLRAGRPELIGSRPRSKLFVNFRGGPLTRQGLYKIIRRHAREVGLEGKMSPHTLRHSFATHLLSGGCDLRSVQEMLGHSDVATTQLYTHLSGERIKEVYFKAHPRALKSAS